One stretch of Prionailurus viverrinus isolate Anna chromosome C1, UM_Priviv_1.0, whole genome shotgun sequence DNA includes these proteins:
- the LOC125173376 gene encoding guanylate-binding protein 1-like, whose translation MASEIRMPAPVCLIENTEGQLMVNQEALEILSATKNPLVVVAIVGLYRTGKSYLMNKLAGKNKGFSLGSTVQSHTKGIWMWCVPHPKKPDHTLVLLDTEGLGDVEKGDNQNDSWIFALAILLSSTFVYNSMGTINQQAMDQLHYVTELSDRIRAKSSPNSNGIEDSADFVSFFPDFVWTLRDFSLELEADGLPITADEYLENSLKLKQGTTQSDQNFNLPRLCIRKFFPKKKCFIFDRPTHRKKLGQLETLHDNDLDPEFVQQASAFCSYIFKNSKTKTLSGGIKVNGPRLEKLVQTYVDAISRGDLPCMENAILALAQIENAAAVQKAIAHYDQQMGQMLQLPTETLQELLNLHRACEKEAIELFMRNSFKDIDHLCQKDLAAQLEKKRDDFCKQNVQASTDRCSDLLKDIFSPLEEAVKQGVYSKPGGYRLLIQKIQELKTKYLQQPNKGIQAEEVLQEYLKSKESVTDAILQTDQTLTEKEKEIEVERVKAESAQAAAKVLEEMQIKNQQLMEQKERSHQEHVRQLTEKMERDRVQWLDEQERILAFKLQEQARLLKEGFQNESKRLHTEIQNIQKSMEKPKKTCFLS comes from the exons ATGGCCTCAGAGATCCGCATGCCGGCCCCAGTGTGCCTCATTGAGAACACTGAAGGGCAACTGATGGTTAATCAAGAAGCTTTGGAGATCCTGTCAGCCACCAAGAATCCTCTCGTGGTGGTGGCTATTGTGGGCCTCTACCGCACAGGCAAATCCTACCTGATGAACAAGCTGGCTGGGAAGAACAAGG GCTTCTCTCTGGGCTCCACGGTGCAGTCTCACACCAAAGGAATCTGGATGTGGTGTGTGCCTCATCCCAAGAAGCCAGACCACACCCTAGTTCTTCTTGATACGGAGGGCCTGGGAGATGTAGAGAAG GGTGACAACCAGAATGATTCCTGGATCTTTGCCCTAGCAATACTCCTGAGCAGCACCTTTGTGTACAATAGCATGGGAACCATCAACCAGCAGGCCATGGACCAACTGCA CTATGTGACAGAGCTGTCAGATCGAATCAGGGCGAAATCCTCCCCTAATTCCAATGGGATTGAAGATTCAGCAGACTTTGTGAGCTTCTTTCCAGATTTTGTGTGGACGCTGAGGGATTTCTCCTTAGAACTGGAAGCAGACGGACTACCCATCACAGCTGATGAGTACCTGGAGAATTCTCTCAAGCTTAAGCAAG GTACCACTCAAAGTGATCAAAATTTTAATCTGCCCCGACTCTGTATCCGGAAGTTCTTTCCGAAGAAGAAATGCTTTATCTTTGATCGACCCACTCATCGGAAGAAGCTAGGCCAGCTTGAGACACTGCATGATAATGACCTGGATCCTGAATTTGTGCAACAAGCTTCAGCCTTCTGTTCCTACATCTTTAAGAATTCCAAAACTAAAACTCTCTCAGGAGGCATCAAAGTCAATGGACCTC GTCTAGAGAAACTGGTGCAGACCTATGTCGATGCCATCAGCCGTGGAGATCTGCCCTGCATGGAGAATGCAATCCTGGCCTTGGCCCAGATCGAGAATGCAGCCGCAGTGCAAAAGGCCATTGCCCACTATGACCAGCAGATGGGCCAGATGCTGCAGCTGCCCACAGAAACCCTCCAGGAGCTACTGAACCTGCACAGGGCTTGTGAGAAAGAGGCCATTGAACTCTTCATGAGGAATTCCTTCAAAGACATAGACCATTTATGTCAAAAGGACTTAGCG GCCCAGCTGGAAAAAAAGCGAGATGACTTTTGTAAACAGAATGTGCAAGCATCAACGGATCGTTGCTCAGATTTACTTAAGGATATTTTCAGTCCTCTTGAAGAAGCTGTGAAGCAGGGGGTTTATTCTAAACCAGGAGGGTACCGTCTCCTCATCCAGAAAATACAAGAGCTGAAGACAAAATATCTTCAGCAACCTAATAAAGGGATACAG GCTGAAGAGGTTCTTCAGGAATACTTGAAGTCCAAGGAGTCTGTGACTGATGCGATTCTACAGACAGACCAGACtctcacagaaaaggaaaaggagattgAAG TGGAACGTGTGAAAGCTGAATCTGCACAGGCTGCAGCAAAAGTACtggaagaaatgcaaataaagaatCAGCAATTGatggaacagaaagaaaggagtcaTCAGGAACATGTGAGACAATTAACTGAGAAGATGGAAAGGGATAGAGTCCAGTGGCTGGATGAACAAGAGAGAATTCTAGCTTTCAAACTTCAG GAACAGGCTCGTCTACTAAAGGAAGGATTCCAAAATGAGAGCAAACGACTTCACACTGAGATACAAAATATCCAGAAGAGCAtggaaaaaccaaagaaaacatgtTTCTTAAGCTGA